One genomic window of Hemitrygon akajei chromosome 1, sHemAka1.3, whole genome shotgun sequence includes the following:
- the LOC140731955 gene encoding apolipoprotein E-like isoform X1: MVVSLGSLDLGPVSWNITREYTASMKLLVAVLASALIVASRASQEPPSELQTKWEEVVEKVWSLASEVYHSTEAILSDTQLESQFRELITECLTQLNATTEDLRSRLGPRSEEFRLDMEQLQERLERDLSALQSKVQVYQHEGQLLAEQGLSDTRRMLGIYLRKYRKRLTREQEEIHRKFQEYQELLESQGQRVADGLHQALEPVATETANRLQEKLESLRQGFQEKLAEVQQQAQSLQERAGQDAQSLRSTLEEGMASLRSWFQTEVENLTSRFQGLFDGLREQPAEEEVN; the protein is encoded by the exons ATGGTTGTGTCTCTCGGCTCTCTGGACCTTGGCCCCGTGAGTTGGAACATTACACGCGAAT ATACAGCAAGCATGAAACTGCTCGTCGCCGTTCTGGCCTCGGCCCTAATCGTAG CCTCCAGGGCTTCCCAGGAACCACCCTCCGAACTGCAGACTAAATGGGAGGAGGTCGTGGAGAAGGTGTGGAGCCTCGCCAGTGAAGTCTACCATTCTACTGAGGCGATCCTGTCCGACACTCAGCTCGAGAGTCAGTTCCG GGAGCTGATCACTGAGTGCCTCACCCAGCTGAACGCCACCACTGAAGACTTGCGCTCCCGCCTGGGACCCAGATCGGAAGAGTTCCGCTTGGACATGGAGCAGCTGCAGGAGCGTCTGGAGAGGGACCTGAGCGCACTGCAGAGCAAGGTCCAGGTGTACCAGCACGAGGGTCAACTCCTGGCCGAGCAGGGCCTCAGCGACACCCGCCGCATGCTGGGCATCTACCTGCGCAAGTACCGCAAGCGGCTGACCCGCGAACAGGAAGAGATCCACCGCAAGTTCCAGGAGTACCAGGAGCTTCTGGAGAGCCAGGGCCAGCGGGTGGCCGATGGGTTGCACCAGGCGCTGGAGCCCGTGGCCACAGAAACTGCCAACCGGCTGCAGGAGAAGCTGGAGTCCCTGCGCCAGGGCTTCCAGGAGAAGCTGGCAGAGGTACAGCAGCAGGCACAGAGCCTGCAGGAGCGGGCAGGCCAGGACGCCCAGAGCCTGCGCAGCACCCTGGAGGAAGGAATGGCCTCTCTCCGCAGCTGGTTCCAGACCGAGGTTGAAAATCTGACCAGCCGCTTCCAGGGTCTGTTTGATGGTCTAAGGGAGCAGCCAGCTGAGGAGGAGGTCAACTGA
- the LOC140731955 gene encoding apolipoprotein E-like isoform X4, whose amino-acid sequence MKLLVAVLASALIVASRASQEPPSELQTKWEEVVEKVWSLASEVYHSTEAILSDTQLESQFRELITECLTQLNATTEDLRSRLGPRSEEFRLDMEQLQERLERDLSALQSKVQVYQHEGQLLAEQGLSDTRRMLGIYLRKYRKRLTREQEEIHRKFQEYQELLESQGQRVADGLHQALEPVATETANRLQEKLESLRQGFQEKLAEVQQQAQSLQERAGQDAQSLRSTLEEGMASLRSWFQTEVENLTSRFQGLFDGLREQPAEEEVN is encoded by the exons ATGAAACTGCTCGTCGCCGTTCTGGCCTCGGCCCTAATCGTAG CCTCCAGGGCTTCCCAGGAACCACCCTCCGAACTGCAGACTAAATGGGAGGAGGTCGTGGAGAAGGTGTGGAGCCTCGCCAGTGAAGTCTACCATTCTACTGAGGCGATCCTGTCCGACACTCAGCTCGAGAGTCAGTTCCG GGAGCTGATCACTGAGTGCCTCACCCAGCTGAACGCCACCACTGAAGACTTGCGCTCCCGCCTGGGACCCAGATCGGAAGAGTTCCGCTTGGACATGGAGCAGCTGCAGGAGCGTCTGGAGAGGGACCTGAGCGCACTGCAGAGCAAGGTCCAGGTGTACCAGCACGAGGGTCAACTCCTGGCCGAGCAGGGCCTCAGCGACACCCGCCGCATGCTGGGCATCTACCTGCGCAAGTACCGCAAGCGGCTGACCCGCGAACAGGAAGAGATCCACCGCAAGTTCCAGGAGTACCAGGAGCTTCTGGAGAGCCAGGGCCAGCGGGTGGCCGATGGGTTGCACCAGGCGCTGGAGCCCGTGGCCACAGAAACTGCCAACCGGCTGCAGGAGAAGCTGGAGTCCCTGCGCCAGGGCTTCCAGGAGAAGCTGGCAGAGGTACAGCAGCAGGCACAGAGCCTGCAGGAGCGGGCAGGCCAGGACGCCCAGAGCCTGCGCAGCACCCTGGAGGAAGGAATGGCCTCTCTCCGCAGCTGGTTCCAGACCGAGGTTGAAAATCTGACCAGCCGCTTCCAGGGTCTGTTTGATGGTCTAAGGGAGCAGCCAGCTGAGGAGGAGGTCAACTGA